GACTCGGATCAGCACATACTTGAAGACGCCGTCGGAGTCGATGTCCACATCAGGAATGTGAGCGAGGTCCGCCGCCGCCATGTTCTTCGTCCCGGAGGCCCCTCCTCCCACCCGACCCGGGGTCCGCTTGTACTGCGGAAGGCGGGCTCTGGGAAAGCGGCGACCAATCCCGTCGGGGAATGCTGCCCAAGACCCAGCGTCTCAGCCAATTGTACCGCCGACCGAGGCACGCGCTAACCAATCGCAATCCAGTTCCTTGCCGCCTTGCGGCCCTGTCAGCCCCACTAGCCCCACTTAAAGGAAACGTGGAACCGGGAATGGGGGTTGATTAAATCCAGCCAACGGAAAAGTTCCTCTCCAGCGGGGTCCGGTGGCACCCCTGGAGCGGGGCAGTTAGGCCCCTGCGAAGCTGGGGCAAGGAGGGAGGCCTGAGGACGTCCCAGCCCTGGATCTCCCGTCCCGCACGCAGTCCGGGAAGACCACCCTCCCCGTGGCTCCCCACCGCCCGAGGGTCCCCCTCCCTCCACTGCCCGGGAAGGCtggcctccctcttccccctccacTGCCCGAAGGCCTCCTCCCCCCAGCCTCCATCGCCCGCctccccctcttccctctccatCGCCCGAaggcctcctcccccagcctttgATGAATGAAAAAGATATCGATATCGATGAATGGTTCTTTTTCATTGACACGCGGCGCGATGACGCCGAGGACGACGTTTTGATTTCGacgaaaattttgttttttcgaATTTTGATTGACGATGCCGACGCCGATGACGCATGAATGACGCAGCCCATCGCCCGAAGGGCTCCTCCCTCCCCCGCCTCgagctgcctccctctctcccctctccaccGCCCGAACGCCTCCGTCCCCAACCCCGCTACCCGCACAAGGAGGCAACAGCAGCCGCTACATTCAAGTTCTATTTTACTTGGTTCGAAAGCTCTTGCCTCCTGGAAATTATTTCGGTCCAGGGGCGTTCCTGGCCGGCCCTCAGGGGTGGGGCCGAATGCagaggccctggggcaggggGCGCGGGGCGCGGCGGCGGGTGGGCAAGCGGGACGCCTGGCCGGTGCAGACGCGCGGGGACGAGGTGGGCGCGCCGGGTGCGAGAGCAGGAGCGGGGGCGGGGGTGCCCAGTTTCTCTCACTTGGTGTCCCCTTCCCTGGCTTCGAAGTAGTGCTAGGGACTCCAGGAGGGCCCTTGCGTTTGGCCTCCACCCCTCTCCCAGACACCCCACCCTCCAGAGAGCCACGGGCGCGGACCAGCGTGCGCTTGGGGGGCAGGTGGAGGCCAGGCCCCCGGGCTTGCCCCTCCACGCCCGCAGGACGGAGTGCGGCCAGAGCGGGTGTGCGGGGACCTCTCGGGACAGGTCAAGCCCCTTCGGGTGGGTTTCTGTGCTTACCGACTAGCTCGCTCCCTCACCTGCTCGCACCACGCTTTCCCCTCCAGGCTCCCACCTGGGAACGCTCCCTGTCCCTTGGTCCTTCCTCTCCTAGCCAGGTGTCAGCTCTGGCCAGGCCGACATGCTCTGCTTCCCCTGCCCAAGTCCCGTGCCCTTTCGGCTGGGAGACTCGCCTATCGGCCTGAAGACCTCCCTGCGGCTTTTCCCAGCTCCTGCAGGGCCCAGACTGCAGCGACTGGAGGCGAGGGGACGGCAGGGCGCGTGGCGTGGTCGGCGTAACGAATCCGACTAGCGAGAACGCACCGCGCACCCTCGGCCCTGCCCACTGCCTCGCCGGGACGCGCTCGTGCACACCGACGCGCGAAGGTCGACCAGGGTGTTCTCCAGAGAGGAGGCACCCCAGCTGCGGGAGGCGGGGCGGGGCGTGTTTAAAGTGACAGACTGGGCTTTGGTTACGTCGGGCTTCCGGACGAGGGGAAACCGGAGTCGGGGAGGCTCCAGCGAGAGCCCCGCGGACCGACGGGGACCGGATCTGTACGGGTGGGGTCTGTGCAGTAGTGACCCCTCCGAGTGAAGGCAGAGCTGGGCGGTCCTCAGGCCCACCCCGCCTCCCAGCGGGGAGCACCGAGGGCGAGGACCGGCTTCTTCTGGGGATCCTCGAGGGCGagctgggagagggaggagacccgggagaagggagaggggttACTGGGGGTGGGAAGGCGAAGAGCCCGTGAGGAACACTACAGGGGCGGAGGGCAGGGGGGGTGGAGGCCTGGGCGGAGCTGGAGGCAGTACTGAGCGGAGCTTGGAGGGCCAGGGAATTAGAGGCGGGCCTAGGAGAAGCCGGGGTGGGGCCCTGGCGGGGCTCGGGGAAGGCCCTGGGTGGGCCGGGCGGGGCCTGAGTGGGCAGGGCAGGGTTCGGGCCAGCGCCTGAGCTGGGCCTGGTAGGCCCCGCGCCTCACATGATGTCGTCCAGCAGGTTGGCGCTGGCCACCCAGTCGAGCGCGCGCGGCTCGGAGGCGGCCATGATCATGCACATGAAGGGGCGGCCGGTGCGCCGGTCCGTGGGGTAGATGGTGGTGGGCGTGAAGCGCCTGTTGGCCTCGACGAACTCGCAAAGCTGCTCGTAGACGCGCGGGAACTCGTGGCGGAGGAAGACGCCGCGAAGCCGCAGCTCGCGCTGGATGTGGATGAAGGCCACCTCGCGCGCGCGCCGGCCCGCCTCGCCGTCCTGATCCAGGCCCGCCGTGCCAGGCGGCGGCGTCAGGATCAGCGTCTCCATGTCGGGCTCGCGGCTCCGCGCCGGGGGCGGCCGCGCGGGGCTGCCGGCCGCCAGCGCTACCTTGGCGAACTTGCGCACTGTCGGCCCGTGGCTGCGTGGCGCGGGCGCGGGCAGGGCGGGTGTCCCCGGGGGCGCGGCGCTGGGTCCCACGGCCACGGATACGCTGAGCAGGAAGCACTCTGCCGGCTCGTAGAGGCGCCCAGCAGCCGCCAGCTCGCGGGCGTAGCTGCCCAGGGGCGCCGCGTGTGTGGCCAGCTCACGCAGCGATAGGTAGGTGGGGGACAGCAGCAGCCCCTCCAGGCCAAAGCGCAGGAAGTTGTCGGCGGAGCCTGGACTTGGGAAGCCCAGGAAGAGCACGCCGCGGCCGCGCGACAGGAAGCCGACACGCGCGATGCGCGAGAAGGCGCGGTGTACCGGGCCGCTGTCGCGGCAAAACTGCAGCACGTGGCGGCACACGCTGCCCACGCGGCCGTACACGCAGCGCGCCTTGTGGGCGTCCCAGTCCTCGCGGCGGCACAGGCGCGAGCAGTAGTAGGTGTAGCAGCTGTGGCAGGACTTGAAATAGAGGCAGGCGTTGAACATGGTCTCCGTGCGCCGGCAGCGCGCATTGGAGCAGGTCATCAGGTCGTCCTCGTCGGCGCTGGGCTCGGGGGACGCGTCGGCCGCCTCTCCCCGGGCCGCGGGCTCCTCGGCGCTGCCGGCCGAGGCGGGGGGCGAGCGTGGCGGCGCCAGCGCGGGGGCCCCAGAGCCCGCGGGCCGCGAGTCCAGCAGTCGGCGCAGCTGGGGGCCCAGGCAGTCGGCCGCGGGCTCTGAGGCCTGGCCGGCGGGGGGCCGCGAGTCGATGACTAGGTCCGTAATGAGCTCGTCTAGCTGCTCTAGGCTGCGCTGGCGGCCAGGGGTGGGGCCCTCGGGGGCCGCGTGGGGAGGTGGCCGCGTGCGGCCCCCGGGCAACTCCCAGGCCCTGGCGCTCGGGCGCTCGGTGGCGCGCAGGTCGTTGTCGGTGATGGTGATCTCGGGCGTCACGTACCAGTTGCGGCCCAGGCCCTCGCCCGCGCGGCCCTTCTCCGTCAGCGACGTCTCGGACAGGGACAGTGCGGCGTAGCGTCTGGGCGAGGTGGACAGGTTCACGACGACGGGCGGGCGACGGCCTTCCGGGGACACGCCTCGCGGCTCCTGCACTTCGCGCCCCAGCAGGTTCTCGTAGCTGCGGCCGCGGCCCAGCGGGTCTTCTCGGCGCGGCCCCGGTGCCAGAATGTTGTCCCAGGAGCGCGAGTAGTGGCGGCTGTCGGTGACCAGCCGGGGCGGACTGGTGCCGGTGCCGCCGTGCCAGGAGGCGAGCAACGGGTCGGGGTCAGAGGGCTGCGCCACTTGCAGGGTGCGGTAGGGTCGCGGGCCCCAGTCCGCCCAGGCCGCGCTGCTGCGCGGGTGCGGGTACGTCCTAGCCAGGACGTCGCGCTCGCGGTACCGTCCGAAGTCCTCCGTGTAAAAGGGGCGGGCGGTGGAGTGGGTCCGGGGCTCCTCGGAGACATAGCGGGGCCCGTAGGGCAGGCCGTAGGCTCGGGGAGCCTCACCATAGTAGGAGCGGGAGGGCGGTTCCTGGATTGGGAAGGTGCGCACCTCTCCTGCG
Above is a window of Papio anubis isolate 15944 chromosome 13, Panubis1.0, whole genome shotgun sequence DNA encoding:
- the AJM1 gene encoding apical junction component 1 homolog — translated: MTRTDPPDLLVSTVYQDIKVAAPGPASRRPPCERSVARPAEPAPFNKRHCRSFDFLEALDGPAMETLPEPPPPESAVPRARTREAEPRRRARSKSAPRAPPGLTPAPASPPVLPRRGREAQRAARAEASPRREPAYPALRALANELHPIKLQPQRGGPGRMAPLCAAGGRCAPPEPPAGPAPHVRCRLDIKPDDAVLQHAARGSRSCGPAEAAPWARPAPQFHGLTVPGPRHMALSRTPTPSDLYCADPRALYCDGPLPGPRDYAERRSLPFATPPGPTQFFYTEEPEGFRGSFAASPGPTFDAYCPRPYRSEEFPGPSPRRMGGYYAGEVRTFPIQEPPSRSYYGEAPRAYGLPYGPRYVSEEPRTHSTARPFYTEDFGRYRERDVLARTYPHPRSSAAWADWGPRPYRTLQVAQPSDPDPLLASWHGGTGTSPPRLVTDSRHYSRSWDNILAPGPRREDPLGRGRSYENLLGREVQEPRGVSPEGRRPPVVVNLSTSPRRYAALSLSETSLTEKGRAGEGLGRNWYVTPEITITDNDLRATERPSARAWELPGGRTRPPPHAAPEGPTPGRQRSLEQLDELITDLVIDSRPPAGQASEPAADCLGPQLRRLLDSRPAGSGAPALAPPRSPPASAGSAEEPAARGEAADASPEPSADEDDLMTCSNARCRRTETMFNACLYFKSCHSCYTYYCSRLCRREDWDAHKARCVYGRVGSVCRHVLQFCRDSGPVHRAFSRIARVGFLSRGRGVLFLGFPSPGSADNFLRFGLEGLLLSPTYLSLRELATHAAPLGSYARELAAAGRLYEPAECFLLSVSVAVGPSAAPPGTPALPAPAPRSHGPTVRKFAKVALAAGSPARPPPARSREPDMETLILTPPPGTAGLDQDGEAGRRAREVAFIHIQRELRLRGVFLRHEFPRVYEQLCEFVEANRRFTPTTIYPTDRRTGRPFMCMIMAASEPRALDWVASANLLDDIM